From one Triticum urartu cultivar G1812 chromosome 3, Tu2.1, whole genome shotgun sequence genomic stretch:
- the LOC125546061 gene encoding protein OSB2, chloroplastic-like produces the protein MRHLARLLNHRLLLPSTATASSSAAAAFSTSKRAYPSRAKPRPPPPSESPAEDAAGDDGDAPPPADPAAWQREKVPSELPRPPTIPFQPSVANAVRLVGTVGAPVQLQRLPDGRFSAVSVLVQDRRTDFPKFWIPVIFQDDLAQIAASHLQEKDLVYVSGQLTGDVPPFKHTDGQANIQVVAHLLSFVDSKAVETDLMVDEEEGFMEIAEAEKKVEQTKPVSKYPACTFSDYKAKQDKYRTLWNDVLANPLNWTDNRAEKANGSKNPKYPDFKNKTADEALWLDSAPHYVLEKLDGLTFNSGYNAAKTYKPFNSSIGKGTNTGWSKFKTSQAASPEKQKKEAELWQSLVDSPQSWWDNRADKRSPKAPDFKHKDTGEALWLSPKTPSWVTDALPPVRGGSRGGARRPETLLS, from the exons ATGCGCCACCTCGCCCGCCTCCTCaaccaccgcctcctcctcccctccaccgccaccgcctcctcctccgccgccgcggccttcTCCACCTCCAAGCGCGCCTACCCCAGCCGAGCCaagccgcgcccgccgccgcccagcGAGAGCCCCGCGGAGGACGCGGCCGGAGACGACGGGGACGCGCCCCCGCCGGCCGACCCCGCGGCGTGGCAGAGGGAGAAGGTCCCCAGCGAGCTGCCCCGCCCGCCCACCATTCCCTTCCAGCCAAGTGTCGCCAACGCCGTCCGCCTCGTCGGCACCGTCGGCGCGCCCGTGCAGCTCCAGCGCCTCCCCGACGGCCGCTTCTCCGCCGTCTCCGTGCTCGTGCAGGACCGCCGCACCGACTTCCCCAAGTTCTG GATCCCTGTAATATTTCAAGACGACTTGGCACAAATAGCTGCTTCTCACTTGCAAGAAAAGGACCTTGTCTATGTGTCTGGGCAATTAACTGGAGATGTTCCGCCATTCAAACATACTGATGGCCAAGCAAATATTCAG GTTGTAGCACATCTGCTGTCATTTGTTGATAGTAAAGCTGTGGAAACGGATCTCATGGTGGATGAAGAGGAAGGGTTTATGGAGATTGCTGAGGCTGAAAAGAAAGTTGAACAAACCAAACCTGTCTCTAAATATCCAGCATGCACATTTTCAG ATTATAAAGCCAAACAGGACAAGTACAGAACGCTCTGGAATGATGTTCTTGCCAATCCACTTAATTGGACTGATAACCGAGCTGAGAAGGCGAATGGATCT AAAAATCCAAAGTATCCTGATTTTAAGAACAAGACAGCAGATGAGGCACTCTGGCTTGACTCAGCACCACATTATGTGCTAGAGAAGTTGGATGGTTTGACCTTTAATAGTGGCTACAATGCAGCTAAAACATATAAGCCTTTTAATTCTAGCATTGGGAAAG GTACGAATACAGGTTGGAGTAAATTCAAGACAAGCCAAGCTGCCTCTCCTGAGAAACAGAAAAAGGAAG CGGAATTGTGGCAGAGTCTGGTGGACAGTCCTCAAAGCTGGTGGGACAACCGAGCAGACAAG AGGTCACCTAAAGCCCCCGACTTCAAGCACAAGGACACTGGCGAGGCTCTGTGGTTAAGCCCCAAGACACCAAGTTGGGTTACAGATGCGCTGCCACCGGTGAGAGGAGGTAGCAGAGGCGGAGCTAGAAGACCGGAGACCCTGCTCTCTTGA
- the LOC125547242 gene encoding L-type lectin-domain containing receptor kinase IX.1-like, which yields MAAVSFSHRIQIFILLCCSTWSSLHLPRATALSFSSNFSNPDFDAQDFSFQGDAYYDSQSQMIQLTRNGDGTSVNNSVGRAFLATPMPLWDTVTGELARFTTSFTFQIKVISASNGDGMTFFLGHYPPTSISNNNNFGGGNLGLFNKTDGTVVATGDDRAVAVEFDTFKNDDVDTSGSHMGIDVNSIVSRAYTNATVPGRNLTSGLPMTCQISYGNDTKMLAAVLQIGDATYSVNTSVDLRQLLPSVVAIGFSGATGSAVELHQIMSWSFNSTLDLPLARNNSEIPPPSPKSSEIPPPSPKSSKVPPNLRKLLIEVTGPVIGVIAIVCIFVGVHRWQLCMRKKQCRALARGLGHIDYHKLARATNNFSNETRLGQGGSAFVYRGQLTSPSRPVAIKRFKTAASGQGMQAFEDELRVASRLRHRNLVELIGWCYDDKRNPIEFVCWWRDDKHARLFLVYEFLPQGSLDQHLHGGNSWLPWDKRYEIILDLGSALQYLHVDCEQHQQCIVHGDIKSSNVLLDTSYGAKLGDFGLARFVHHETGSQTTDIVQGTYGYIDPVFIDTSQRNMQSDIYSFGIVLLEMISGRDPTACLPDKPPLSSWVRSLYHGNAILEAADGRLIGSESTAGRQQMERALLVGLLCVHRDPSSRPSITDTMDALRSDEMKLDITPLAPSRTLSLP from the exons ATGGCTGCTGTGAGCTTCTCCCACCGAATACAGATCTTCATCCTCCTCTGCTGCTCGACATGGTCTTCTCTGCATCTGCCTCGTGCTACGGCGCTTTCTTTTAGCTCCAACTTCTCCAATCCCGACTTCGACGCCCAAGACTTCAGTTTCCAGGGCGACGCATACTACGACTCCCAGTCTCAGATGATCCAGCTGACAAGAAACGGCGATGGTACAAGCGTCAATAACAGCGTAGGCCGAGCGTTCCTCGCGACGCCCATGCCGCTGTGGGACACCGTCACCGGCGAGCTCGCCCGCTTCACCACATCCTTCACCTTCCAAATCAAGGTAATCAGTGCAAGCAATGGCGACGGCATGACATTCTTCCTCGGGCATTATCCTCCGACGAGCATTTCCAATAACAACAACTTCGGCGGCGGGAACCTCGGCCTCTTCAACAAAACCGATGGCACGGTCGTCGCGACCGGCGACGACCGAGCCGTGGCGGTTGAGTTTGACACGTTCAAGAACGACGACGTCGACACCAGTGGCAGCCACATGGGCATCGATGTCAATTCCATCGTCTCACGGGCGTACACCAACGCGACCGTGCCAGGCAGGAACCTAACATCCGGCCTCCCGATGACTTGCCAGATCAGCTACGGCAACGACACCAAAATGCTAGCGGCCGTTCTCCAGATCGGCGACGCGACTTACAGTGTCAACACGAGTGTTGACCTGAGGCAGCTCTTGCCCAGCGTGGTGGCCATCGGCTTCTCGGGTGCCACTGGGTCTGCCGTTGAGTTACACCAAATAATGTCCTGGTCATTTAATTCCACCTTGGATCTACCACTTGCACGGAACAACTCCGAGATTCCACCGCCTTCGCCGAAGAGCTCTGAGATTCCGCCGCCTTCGCCGAAGAGCTCCAAGGTTCCGCCGAACCTGCGGAAGCTGCTAATAGAGGTAACTGGACCAGTTATTGGAGTTATTGCAATCGTGTGCATCTTTGTTGGCGTCCATCGATGGCAGCTATGCATGAGGAAGAAGCAATGCAGAGCACTCGCCAGGGGCCTTGGACATATTGATTATCATAAGCTGGCGCGTGCGACCAACAATTTCTCCAATGAAACCAGGCTCGGGCAAGGAGGTTCCGCCTTTGTTTATAGGGGACAACTCACAAGCCCAAGCAGACCGGTGGCTATAAAGAGATTCAAAACGGCGGCATCCGGGCAGGGGATGCAGGCGTTCGAGGACGAACTCAGGGTCGCCAGTCGCCTGAGGCACCGGAACCTGGTCGAACTGATAGGTTGGTGCTACGACGACAAGAGGAACCCAATTGAGTTTGTATGCTGGTGGCGGGACGACAAGCACGCACGTCTCTTTCTTGTGTATGAGTTCCTGCCACAAGGTAGCCTTGATCAACACCTACATGGGGGCAACAGTTGGCTACCATGGGACAAGAG GTACGAGATCATCCTCGATCTAGGTTCTGCACTGCAATACCTCCATGTAGATTGCGAGCAACACCAACAATGTATCGTACATGGTGATATCAAGTCGAGCAATGTGCTGCTTGACACTTCGTACGGTGCGAAGTTAGGTGACTTCGGATTGGCAAGATTTGTTCACCACGAAACCGGATCACAGACCACAGATATCGTGCAAGGCACTTATGGGTACATAGACCCTGTGTTCATCGACACGAGCCAGCGGAATATGCAGTCAGACATCTATAGTTTCGGCATTGTCCTATTAGAGATGATCTCTGGAAGGGACCCAACGGCGTGTCTCCCTGATAAGCCTCCACTCTCGTCATGGGTAAGGAGTTTGTACCACGGTAATGCGATCCTGGAGGCGGCAGATGGCAGGCTGATAGGCAGCGAGTCCACTGCTGGGCGACAACAGATGGAGCGTGCACTACTTGTCGGGCTCTTGTGTGTGCACCGAGACCCGAGCAGCCGTCCGTCTATCACCGACACCATGGATGCCCTGCGATCAGATGAGATGAAATTGGACATCACTCCCTTGGCTCCATCGAGGACGCTCTCATTGCCATAG